In candidate division KSB1 bacterium, a single genomic region encodes these proteins:
- a CDS encoding class I SAM-dependent methyltransferase, giving the protein MERLEYNIKAYDKLYRNESGYFPGFHDKQMSGIKEIYEKVFQKNLIFESIDTIVDVGCGKGELLIYLFEKHQQKNYIGIDPSQEAIDSAKKKIKSINSNGKILFLNLAAEGIFSNPEFSSAIIGTSLLISMGHSIPHFEEKWLAEYVDKFKPKYVYIDFYHNFGEIIDQLNNDEKIKIEPKNFENEEITALFTEMKNTGIINRGILINKGGSETRIIETQQNFKKPEYYKEVISKKDYLSIVTDEIYYLGYGPMKGFLFCYESDIGRIINDKYYEFIYGQIISKIMEKDYIKALFEVTKMKCEAVILPFDKRLTFAKYFSIDASKDDIPNEQMLVDSIYNTQEKYPTAHGLFMTFLDKVSVSNIIPLTEWKEKLINKVDKCFGDNIEKPFFKKCSKGNKLDKEIPFFIIPFYFGQLPLFGLVLQVDNVLNKEFLSEAVFYAFFNDVYNLINIEIGKLFRDNEIVGNFVLSSINALANAEGTKNRDDAISDFKRHFAYAREKPWKSWIITLPTVEIKKVKRINAENDEFIQLVESWLERGKMDEYDIVSEFFKRLDFFSGGNHDECCKAHCDILANAGNLESNVLLNTIVNTNVFKWLKNKVNFIINNKNTSLSTNKECQECFQLLKSVFCKCQENKGNDFRFRLLRLKGVLEIKLMDKQTSIKYDYFPDVTRKDESWWTGGCKLKDPFIQLANDKTDKIIDLLENGFKNDSIKNITLGKNKDEYFLKIKLVKIFNNTAMGRGQDYNNVKKCLKILDSNYKDQAFQELTIKFEINDDGKMSDYFILAYRKEQEY; this is encoded by the coding sequence ATGGAAAGATTAGAATACAACATAAAGGCTTATGACAAGTTATATCGAAATGAATCTGGTTATTTTCCTGGTTTTCATGATAAACAAATGTCGGGTATTAAAGAAATATACGAGAAAGTTTTTCAAAAAAATTTAATTTTTGAATCAATTGACACAATTGTGGATGTGGGTTGTGGTAAGGGCGAGTTGCTAATTTACCTCTTTGAAAAGCACCAACAGAAAAACTATATTGGTATCGATCCATCTCAAGAGGCGATTGACAGTGCAAAAAAGAAAATTAAAAGTATTAATTCAAATGGTAAAATATTATTTTTGAATTTGGCCGCTGAAGGTATATTTAGTAATCCTGAGTTTTCTAGTGCAATAATTGGAACGTCTTTATTGATTAGTATGGGGCATTCAATACCACATTTTGAGGAAAAGTGGTTGGCAGAGTATGTTGATAAATTTAAACCCAAATATGTATATATTGATTTTTATCATAATTTCGGGGAAATAATTGATCAGCTCAACAATGATGAAAAAATAAAAATCGAACCTAAAAATTTTGAAAATGAAGAAATAACAGCTTTGTTCACTGAAATGAAAAATACAGGTATTATCAATCGAGGCATATTGATAAATAAGGGAGGTTCTGAAACAAGAATTATTGAAACTCAACAAAATTTTAAAAAACCTGAATATTACAAAGAAGTTATTTCAAAAAAAGATTATTTGTCAATCGTGACCGATGAAATATATTATCTTGGATATGGTCCTATGAAAGGATTTCTGTTTTGTTATGAATCAGATATTGGAAGAATTATAAATGATAAATATTATGAATTTATTTATGGGCAAATTATTTCAAAAATTATGGAAAAAGACTATATCAAGGCTTTGTTTGAAGTAACAAAGATGAAATGTGAAGCAGTAATTCTACCTTTTGATAAAAGGTTGACATTTGCAAAATATTTTTCAATTGATGCAAGTAAAGATGATATCCCTAATGAACAGATGCTTGTTGATTCTATTTATAATACTCAGGAAAAATATCCAACTGCGCATGGATTATTCATGACTTTTCTTGATAAAGTAAGCGTATCAAATATAATACCACTCACGGAATGGAAAGAAAAACTAATAAATAAAGTCGATAAATGTTTTGGAGATAATATAGAAAAACCATTTTTTAAAAAATGCTCAAAGGGAAATAAGCTTGATAAGGAAATTCCATTTTTTATTATTCCTTTTTATTTCGGTCAATTACCACTTTTTGGTCTTGTTTTACAAGTTGATAATGTACTAAATAAAGAGTTTCTTTCTGAAGCAGTATTTTATGCATTTTTTAATGATGTATACAATTTAATAAATATTGAGATTGGCAAATTATTTAGAGATAATGAAATAGTTGGTAATTTTGTGCTTAGTAGTATAAATGCACTTGCTAATGCTGAGGGAACAAAAAATCGAGATGATGCAATAAGTGATTTTAAACGGCATTTTGCATATGCCAGAGAAAAACCTTGGAAATCATGGATCATTACATTACCAACTGTGGAGATCAAGAAAGTCAAAAGAATAAATGCAGAAAATGACGAATTTATCCAGTTGGTCGAATCTTGGCTGGAGAGGGGAAAAATGGATGAATATGATATTGTTAGTGAGTTTTTTAAAAGGTTGGATTTTTTTTCGGGGGGGAATCATGATGAGTGTTGTAAGGCGCATTGTGATATTTTAGCAAATGCTGGTAATTTGGAATCAAATGTTTTACTTAATACTATTGTCAATACAAATGTCTTTAAGTGGTTAAAAAATAAAGTAAATTTTATAATCAATAACAAAAACACTAGCCTTTCGACAAATAAAGAATGTCAAGAGTGTTTTCAGTTATTAAAAAGTGTTTTTTGCAAGTGCCAAGAAAATAAGGGGAATGATTTTCGGTTTAGATTGCTTAGATTAAAAGGTGTACTTGAGATTAAATTGATGGACAAACAAACATCAATTAAATATGATTATTTCCCAGATGTAACACGTAAAGATGAGAGTTGGTGGACAGGTGGATGTAAACTTAAGGATCCCTTTATTCAATTAGCTAATGACAAGACCGATAAAATAATAGATTTACTTGAAAATGGTTTTAAAAACGATAGTATAAAAAATATCACTTTAGGGAAAAACAAAGATGAATATTTTTTAAAAATTAAATTAGTTAAAATATTTAATAATACTGCAATGGGACGGGGGCAGGATTACAATAACGTCAAAAAGTGTTTAAAAATTTTGGACTCTAATTATAAAGATCAAGCTTTCCAGGAATTAACTATAAAATTTGAAATAAATGATGATGGAAAAATGAGTGATTATTTTATATTAGCATATAGAAAAGAACAGGAATATTAA
- a CDS encoding sigma 54-interacting transcriptional regulator, with product MPKILIIDDQFGRCGLGKQFKEYVDPRIFKSYKADRKNLCYNYGLIDITGDSNAIERNLGIAETIFCPGQKWNNTESKIENDLGQVLEFISNGWPFKKGNRWSLILLDLAFVQGELNHFGDPQERTMFGRDVILPRLKKEFGEDLPIVILSSTPKEENNPLIRKAGALDFIQRIPGAGTPPDEARKRLQDVLYHHGLLEDESGTIIGKSLSVLKMLRQARRAASAGKTMLLYGETGTGKNLLAQYIHTISERKQAPFEIFNASNCPANLQEDTLFGHWKGAFTDAKQEKAGMWERCNGGTVFIDEVACLDPSVQNKLMEPIESQKVRRLGHAPDGMQSIDIDVMTILATNRDPYYLKETGVLKQDFLNRISANVIDIPPLREHKEDIPDLVHHLSRSMFPDWHGTFYNQAIRKIRDHDWTEGNIRELRNVIFAAIKDNPGQDITQSDVHFFEKDIHNNRPSVDVLSHEQLWEEFTAVLLKNPEDMTQRERKLYRKKFNGVFTDLLAYILNWSLLLNNDATNTARFLSGCSEDIMDSSAAHQFLTKYLKLDTKRKNVLRKFLQYPASEQEIIKKIIEKFNGE from the coding sequence TTGCCCAAAATATTAATCATAGACGATCAGTTTGGCCGATGTGGTCTCGGCAAACAATTTAAAGAATATGTTGATCCACGGATTTTTAAATCCTATAAAGCTGACAGGAAAAATCTTTGTTATAATTACGGCCTGATTGATATAACAGGAGATTCAAATGCAATAGAACGAAATTTAGGGATTGCGGAAACAATTTTCTGTCCCGGGCAAAAATGGAATAATACGGAATCAAAGATTGAAAATGACTTGGGTCAGGTGCTTGAATTTATTAGTAATGGATGGCCATTTAAAAAAGGAAATCGTTGGTCTCTTATTTTACTTGATCTGGCATTTGTTCAGGGAGAATTAAATCATTTCGGTGATCCCCAGGAACGCACCATGTTCGGCAGGGATGTTATTCTTCCTCGTTTGAAAAAAGAGTTTGGAGAGGATTTACCCATAGTCATTCTCTCCAGCACGCCGAAAGAAGAAAATAACCCCCTGATCCGAAAGGCGGGCGCGCTTGATTTCATTCAACGGATTCCCGGAGCCGGAACTCCGCCTGATGAAGCGCGAAAAAGATTGCAAGACGTCTTGTATCATCACGGTCTGCTTGAGGATGAATCGGGCACGATTATCGGCAAGTCTCTGTCTGTCTTGAAAATGCTGCGACAGGCCAGGCGTGCGGCTTCAGCAGGAAAGACCATGCTTTTATATGGGGAAACAGGAACAGGCAAAAATCTCCTGGCTCAATATATTCACACGATATCTGAGCGAAAACAAGCGCCGTTTGAAATTTTCAATGCATCCAACTGTCCTGCTAATTTACAGGAAGACACCTTGTTCGGGCACTGGAAGGGCGCTTTTACAGATGCCAAACAAGAAAAGGCGGGAATGTGGGAGCGCTGTAATGGCGGCACTGTTTTTATTGATGAAGTGGCCTGTCTGGATCCGAGTGTCCAGAATAAATTGATGGAGCCGATTGAATCGCAAAAAGTCCGGCGTTTGGGGCATGCTCCGGACGGGATGCAATCCATAGATATTGATGTCATGACGATCCTGGCCACCAATCGGGATCCGTATTATCTAAAGGAAACAGGCGTACTCAAGCAGGATTTTTTAAACCGTATCAGTGCCAACGTCATTGATATACCGCCGCTGCGTGAGCATAAAGAGGATATCCCTGACCTGGTACATCATCTGAGCCGCAGTATGTTTCCAGATTGGCACGGCACGTTTTATAACCAAGCCATCCGTAAAATCAGAGATCATGACTGGACAGAAGGCAATATACGGGAATTAAGAAATGTGATATTCGCTGCGATCAAGGATAATCCGGGACAGGATATTACACAGAGCGATGTGCATTTTTTTGAAAAGGATATCCATAACAATAGACCATCAGTGGATGTATTGAGTCATGAACAACTATGGGAGGAATTTACAGCTGTATTACTGAAAAATCCTGAAGATATGACACAACGGGAACGGAAACTGTATCGTAAAAAGTTCAACGGGGTTTTTACGGATCTGCTTGCCTATATACTCAATTGGTCATTGTTATTGAACAACGACGCCACCAATACAGCACGTTTTCTCTCTGGCTGTTCAGAAGATATTATGGACAGCAGCGCAGCCCATCAGTTTTTGACAAAATATTTAAAACTTGATACAAAACGAAAAAATGTATTAAGAAAATTCTTGCAATATCCAGCTTCTGAACAAGAAATTATTAAAAAAATAATCGAGAAATTCAATGGCGAGTAG
- a CDS encoding M48 family metallopeptidase has product MNYDRIRIASEKQSSRELYDLFEVDIIKQILGEGKVENQKDYVRAVFEGRDFKITDKMAPKLYQICKEVRDALEFEEPIDFFVTNAPDINAAAIYRLEEEHRHLISLNSGLIERFNDQELRFVIGHEIGHLISRSAELERIIQFVFPDENRMPLVLKNKIYLWRKLAELSADRYGYIAAPDLQVCVSNFFKLSSGLDTTRIAFDLQSYFAETEKILQNYTYSSSIQDTFHPINPVRIKALKLFSESKLYHELDHNSEKPDEDLSGEIEKLIDLLMVMDDSEIGAHRKHYLASGGLLIAGLDGELDQREVDRIVHSLASFTMFPSRFLSAIIESEKVQDIFTQSCQNVLKLNPGERHGMFYYLVEIAISDHDLLQKEIDVLYDIGEKLFGFSRIEIAQMIAEKVHREFVPRFFLHGNASGQE; this is encoded by the coding sequence ATGAACTACGACCGCATCCGAATCGCCAGTGAAAAGCAGAGCAGTCGGGAATTGTACGATCTGTTCGAAGTGGATATTATCAAACAGATCCTCGGGGAAGGCAAGGTTGAGAATCAAAAAGATTATGTTCGTGCCGTGTTTGAAGGCCGGGATTTCAAGATCACGGATAAAATGGCGCCCAAACTTTATCAAATCTGTAAAGAAGTTCGGGATGCGCTGGAGTTTGAGGAACCGATTGACTTTTTTGTCACCAATGCGCCCGACATCAACGCGGCCGCGATTTATCGGCTGGAAGAGGAACATCGGCATTTGATCTCTTTGAACTCGGGTCTGATCGAACGCTTTAATGATCAGGAACTGCGTTTTGTCATCGGACATGAAATCGGTCATCTGATCAGCCGCAGCGCCGAGCTGGAACGCATCATTCAGTTTGTGTTTCCCGATGAAAACCGCATGCCGCTGGTATTGAAAAACAAAATTTACCTGTGGAGAAAACTGGCCGAGTTATCGGCGGACCGCTATGGCTATATTGCGGCGCCGGATCTGCAGGTCTGTGTGTCGAATTTCTTCAAACTGTCCTCGGGTCTGGATACCACACGCATCGCCTTTGACCTGCAATCCTATTTTGCTGAAACCGAAAAGATATTGCAGAATTACACCTATTCTTCATCCATTCAGGATACCTTTCATCCCATCAATCCCGTGCGCATCAAAGCGCTCAAATTGTTCAGTGAATCGAAATTGTATCATGAGCTGGATCATAACTCTGAGAAGCCGGATGAAGACCTGAGCGGCGAGATCGAGAAGCTAATTGACTTGCTCATGGTCATGGATGATTCCGAAATCGGCGCGCATCGGAAACATTATCTGGCTTCGGGCGGATTGTTGATTGCCGGACTGGATGGTGAACTGGATCAACGCGAAGTGGATCGCATTGTTCATTCCCTGGCCTCGTTTACCATGTTTCCCAGCCGCTTTCTCAGCGCGATTATCGAATCGGAAAAGGTGCAGGACATATTTACTCAATCCTGTCAGAATGTATTAAAACTCAATCCCGGTGAACGGCACGGCATGTTTTATTACCTGGTCGAGATTGCCATTTCAGATCATGACCTGCTGCAAAAGGAAATTGATGTGTTGTACGATATCGGAGAAAAGCTGTTCGGGTTTTCACGCATAGAAATCGCGCAAATGATCGCGGAAAAGGTGCATCGGGAATTTGTGCCGAGGTTCTTTTTGCATGGCAATGCGTCAGGACAGGAATGA
- a CDS encoding vWA domain-containing protein has translation MCFLGKSDSVVKLFLIVVLVFLNTATAQFTQQQDEKGMDLIILLDRSGSMPVSDEDGLAVAAVKAVASQMAFLQGRNRLLLLPFGTQVHYVPQKQDAQEGYFTNDFKGFMEELDEFQKRYPLKGGYTDLEMAMLKAREIFETQSSNDQTKHVIVITDGMPIPDFERYPSLSSDQMKKKSRDNILKIAKLYSRRRIRMTLFGLFSKEKPNDKLLATAYMNKIKNQCGGSFVEVESASDIISNVLEFFPEPPDILDLYQDPWNKSISIPQEFAIQESQVYIVMGRNQVRQFPDLNITGNPTTVYDNNGNIAFIAVRTRDQQILKPSKLPFTPDIFIKGRTRLEPALNITPRREEYAAGDRIKFVAELIDPDTQESVPVQRISGDFISPEYSSRIYFDSDSAEFTIPDEAENSTAKLRLDYFLSDHISLTQMLYWPIASVHYNRFMIDPELTFINFGELGNRLETTYNLSQYKLTLAEPNLRRIEPKVEFMFDEGLLASDWFPQDYKLPAINRSRGEQIRSVPLKDISISVPNYLPPEFKDKKYTGMLRFYADNVEELLIPFSLIFNRPDWDLPYQYKNERTDDIVNENNLLFINFFNNIFRSKKLFLPLRHNSAYAQAVSVRVDSTLSHGDEYIETKKLSLTGDPENDLELEAGKTSQYTLRLNRNGKIPSQTYEAQIRLTGARLPAVTIPVNISVAGSFASLRNPAFYLVILLFLVLVVLVIRQKKQNAIHTFKNQNSMTLPVKVTSDTQKRGKTI, from the coding sequence ATGTGTTTTTTGGGGAAAAGCGATTCAGTGGTCAAATTATTTTTAATTGTTGTTTTAGTATTCTTGAATACCGCCACCGCCCAGTTCACCCAACAGCAAGATGAAAAAGGCATGGATTTGATCATTCTACTGGACCGGTCCGGCAGTATGCCTGTCAGCGATGAAGATGGATTGGCGGTTGCCGCGGTTAAAGCTGTCGCCAGTCAGATGGCCTTTCTGCAGGGCAGGAACCGGTTGTTGTTACTGCCGTTCGGCACCCAGGTGCATTATGTACCGCAAAAACAGGACGCACAGGAGGGTTATTTTACCAATGATTTCAAAGGATTTATGGAAGAGTTGGATGAATTCCAGAAACGTTATCCGCTAAAAGGGGGATACACTGATCTCGAAATGGCCATGTTGAAAGCTCGGGAAATCTTTGAAACACAATCTTCAAATGATCAGACAAAACATGTGATCGTCATCACGGATGGCATGCCTATTCCCGATTTTGAGCGATATCCTTCTCTGAGCTCAGACCAGATGAAAAAAAAGTCCCGTGACAATATTCTGAAAATTGCGAAATTATACAGCAGACGTCGCATTCGCATGACCTTGTTCGGTCTCTTTAGCAAAGAGAAACCGAATGATAAATTGCTCGCCACGGCTTATATGAATAAGATTAAAAATCAGTGCGGCGGCAGTTTTGTCGAGGTTGAATCAGCCAGTGATATTATCAGCAATGTACTGGAATTTTTTCCGGAACCTCCCGATATCCTGGATCTGTATCAGGACCCGTGGAACAAAAGCATCAGCATCCCGCAAGAGTTTGCGATTCAAGAGTCTCAGGTTTATATTGTCATGGGACGGAATCAGGTCAGGCAATTCCCTGATTTGAACATAACCGGAAACCCGACAACGGTTTATGATAACAACGGCAATATTGCTTTTATTGCCGTTCGCACGCGTGATCAGCAAATCCTCAAACCGTCAAAATTGCCTTTTACACCGGATATATTTATCAAAGGGCGAACGCGGCTTGAACCCGCATTGAACATTACACCCAGACGCGAAGAGTATGCCGCCGGGGACCGGATCAAGTTTGTCGCTGAACTAATCGATCCGGACACTCAGGAATCCGTGCCGGTTCAGCGGATTAGCGGTGATTTTATCAGTCCCGAATACTCGAGTCGAATTTATTTCGACAGTGACAGCGCCGAGTTTACCATACCCGACGAAGCGGAAAATTCAACCGCCAAATTGCGGCTGGATTATTTCCTCAGTGACCACATCAGTCTGACTCAGATGCTGTACTGGCCGATTGCATCGGTGCACTATAATCGCTTTATGATTGATCCGGAACTGACATTCATAAATTTCGGTGAACTGGGCAATCGTCTGGAAACCACATACAATCTGAGTCAATACAAACTGACTCTGGCCGAACCCAACCTTCGGCGTATCGAGCCCAAGGTAGAATTCATGTTTGACGAAGGGCTGCTGGCCTCGGACTGGTTTCCGCAGGATTACAAGCTCCCCGCGATCAATCGTTCCCGGGGAGAACAGATACGCTCTGTTCCGCTTAAGGATATCAGCATCAGCGTGCCGAATTACCTGCCGCCGGAATTCAAGGATAAAAAATACACCGGTATGCTGCGCTTTTACGCGGATAACGTCGAGGAACTGCTGATCCCGTTTTCACTGATTTTCAATCGGCCGGACTGGGATCTGCCGTATCAGTATAAAAACGAACGTACCGATGATATTGTGAATGAAAACAACCTGTTATTCATTAATTTTTTCAACAATATATTCCGCAGTAAAAAACTGTTTTTACCGCTGCGTCACAATTCCGCGTATGCGCAGGCGGTGAGCGTGCGCGTGGACAGTACCCTGAGTCACGGTGATGAATACATCGAAACCAAAAAACTGTCCCTGACCGGCGATCCGGAAAATGACCTGGAGCTGGAGGCGGGTAAAACGAGCCAGTATACACTGCGTCTCAACCGCAACGGTAAAATTCCCTCGCAGACCTATGAGGCGCAGATCAGACTGACCGGCGCCCGCTTACCGGCTGTGACCATACCGGTGAATATTTCAGTGGCCGGCTCCTTTGCGAGTTTGAGAAATCCCGCGTTTTATCTGGTTATCCTGTTGTTTCTGGTGCTGGTTGTGTTAGTCATTCGGCAAAAAAAACAAAATGCCATCCACACATTCAAAAATCAAAACTCGATGACCCTGCCGGTAAAAGTGACCTCAGATACGCAGAAAAGGGGGAAGACGATCTAA
- a CDS encoding tubulin-like doman-containing protein, with protein sequence MQTVPNMTKILNPQKTYIIGLGGSGVKTAALIKFYLSRLFDLETTNFFRFRFIDCQEPALEIGKIDPGINDINENLQIGVDITDGLVKNNYIEKRLEPYFNNYHATDNRVTGTKDGAGVTRPYSLISLFAHVDEVYDKLAEDFAALSTAGTLQLSDDAEKEGYEIQRHDNDVPNILLFSSLTGGTGAGATLDIAALARQAASKSGNNPKLFAFLFLPDVFTESVNDPDIQDITPENIKQIQANGYAALKELEYYVNGNRFYCQYNHNITVDISNDPGEKLCDKMVLINRYNTSGNTPVHNPREAFKATAEGALHFITSQIAGDLPNRIIDNRMDGQMFPAIGVHLPLRDNGRRKQLYASMGIYTIDIPANEIRDWFTLKVIDNFFKDMRKTPLSREQIQPVVRNNTLSERDDILGKLGILHFSGGQSRLVSQKPLINKMLFKKLKGFVQKKIQYPVEPDSQNNVYRSVKEISKLKDWDCNGKGTLYNDSQKKIKEVLEKFHSDYIHDFKNPKEKKLIDLYTDSNLSLDEMIIEIINGNEEIGISDIETMLTMIIEELDEFEKQLLAFRNNNKLRYFSISEDVQQLTKTIEAESNWIQGFDLKQVDDFKEEWDLKKVNIILKLIRLLETLKKIWMFWLLMNWLPCCRI encoded by the coding sequence ATGCAGACTGTACCGAACATGACCAAAATTCTGAACCCGCAGAAAACCTATATCATCGGACTCGGCGGTTCCGGTGTCAAAACAGCTGCGTTGATCAAATTTTACCTGTCCAGATTATTCGATCTGGAAACCACGAATTTTTTCAGGTTTCGATTCATCGACTGCCAGGAACCGGCGCTGGAAATCGGAAAAATTGATCCCGGGATTAATGATATCAATGAAAATCTGCAGATTGGCGTTGATATTACGGATGGCCTGGTTAAAAATAACTATATTGAAAAACGCCTGGAGCCGTATTTTAATAACTATCATGCTACAGATAATCGGGTCACAGGCACAAAGGACGGAGCCGGGGTCACGCGGCCCTATTCGTTGATCAGTCTGTTTGCTCATGTGGATGAGGTGTATGACAAACTGGCTGAGGACTTTGCAGCTTTGAGCACGGCGGGAACCCTCCAGCTGTCTGATGATGCAGAAAAAGAGGGCTATGAGATTCAACGCCATGACAATGATGTCCCGAATATTTTATTGTTTTCCTCCCTGACCGGCGGAACCGGGGCCGGCGCCACACTGGATATCGCCGCATTGGCGCGCCAGGCCGCTTCGAAAAGCGGCAACAATCCGAAACTATTTGCGTTTCTGTTTCTGCCGGATGTGTTTACAGAGTCTGTAAATGATCCGGATATCCAGGACATTACGCCTGAAAACATCAAACAGATTCAGGCCAACGGCTATGCCGCGCTCAAGGAGCTCGAATATTATGTGAACGGAAATCGCTTTTATTGTCAATACAATCATAATATCACCGTGGATATCAGCAATGATCCCGGTGAAAAACTTTGCGACAAGATGGTGTTGATCAACCGATACAATACGTCCGGCAACACCCCGGTGCACAATCCCCGGGAAGCATTTAAAGCGACCGCGGAAGGCGCACTTCACTTTATCACCTCTCAGATCGCCGGAGATCTGCCCAATCGTATTATTGACAACCGCATGGACGGACAAATGTTTCCTGCCATCGGTGTGCATCTGCCCCTCCGGGACAATGGGCGCCGCAAACAATTGTACGCGTCCATGGGTATTTATACGATTGACATCCCCGCGAATGAAATCCGGGATTGGTTTACACTCAAAGTGATCGACAATTTCTTTAAAGACATGCGCAAAACACCGCTTTCGCGTGAGCAGATTCAACCTGTTGTCAGAAACAACACCCTGAGTGAACGCGATGATATATTGGGTAAACTGGGGATTCTGCATTTTTCCGGAGGGCAAAGCCGGTTGGTCTCGCAGAAACCCTTGATCAATAAAATGCTGTTTAAAAAGCTGAAAGGATTTGTGCAAAAGAAAATTCAATATCCCGTTGAACCTGATAGTCAAAATAATGTTTATCGCTCGGTTAAAGAAATTTCAAAATTGAAAGACTGGGATTGCAACGGCAAAGGTACTCTGTATAATGATTCACAAAAAAAGATAAAAGAGGTGTTGGAAAAGTTTCATAGCGATTATATTCATGACTTTAAAAATCCCAAAGAAAAAAAATTGATAGATTTGTATACGGACTCAAATCTATCCCTTGATGAGATGATCATCGAAATCATAAACGGCAATGAAGAGATTGGCATCTCTGATATCGAAACGATGCTGACCATGATCATCGAGGAACTTGACGAGTTTGAAAAGCAATTGCTGGCTTTTAGAAACAATAATAAACTTCGATATTTTTCGATTTCCGAAGATGTTCAGCAGCTGACCAAAACCATCGAGGCTGAAAGCAACTGGATCCAGGGTTTTGATTTGAAACAAGTTGATGATTTCAAGGAAGAATGGGATTTAAAAAAGGTGAATATAATTCTAAAGTTAATCAGATTGTTGGAAACATTAAAAAAAATCTGGATGTTTTGGTTACTGATGAACTGGTTACCATGCTGCAGAATCTGA
- a CDS encoding DNA-processing protein DprA, with amino-acid sequence MQKTEPQNVYTSKTVISGAFDHVGIFGSRHLSESELSNIYHFSRALCISGSSIASGGALGADSAALAAAVSLSQPALVYLPGRRSQVPRGQAGAPWTSPAAIINKLPSDYVIEYGGGSAGTFQQRCVRRSAALIRHLAAMPGRSAVCIFISMPSYRAQQGGSWHEIQAAQTSGFVLGQSLFVFICSGNSFRAISQCGSTATLF; translated from the coding sequence ATGCAAAAAACAGAACCACAAAATGTTTACACTTCCAAAACCGTCATATCCGGCGCATTTGATCACGTCGGAATTTTCGGCTCTCGCCATTTATCAGAATCCGAGCTCTCAAATATTTACCACTTTTCCCGGGCGCTCTGCATATCCGGATCCTCGATCGCATCCGGCGGCGCCCTCGGTGCGGACAGTGCCGCACTCGCCGCAGCGGTCTCGCTCTCGCAGCCTGCACTGGTCTACCTGCCGGGCAGGCGTTCCCAGGTACCACGCGGTCAGGCCGGCGCTCCCTGGACGTCTCCTGCTGCAATTATCAACAAATTACCCTCCGACTATGTAATAGAATACGGCGGGGGTTCAGCCGGCACCTTTCAACAGCGGTGCGTTCGCCGTTCCGCGGCATTGATACGACACCTCGCGGCCATGCCGGGCAGATCCGCTGTTTGCATATTTATTTCGATGCCATCGTACCGCGCACAGCAGGGCGGGAGTTGGCATGAAATTCAGGCGGCGCAGACGTCGGGCTTTGTCCTGGGGCAGTCTCTTTTTGTTTTTATCTGTTCTGGTAACTCTTTTCGAGCAATTTCACAGTGTGGTTCAACCGCTACGCTTTTTTAA